The uncultured Fusobacterium sp. genome has a window encoding:
- a CDS encoding molybdopterin cofactor-binding domain-containing protein: MKIVNKSTKKIDSIGIITGRPLYTDDLVINNNSLIVKLLRSPHAYARIADIDTSIAKKIPGVEAIFTYHDVPNTMFTLAGQSYPEPSPYDRKILDEYVRYVGDPVAIIAAIDEKTAEKAMKLIKVKYEVLDAVIDYEKALDSDILVHREAAHTNFPIGYDNKRNLASSYLETKGDVEKGFAESDVIIEETYYTQPQIHAMMETYRAACYLDAHGRLNVISSTQIPFHVRRHLARALEMPSSRIRVMKPKLGGGFGGKQTSVCEIYPAFVTMKTGKPSKIVYTRKETQACSNTRHAMRLKVKIGSDREGNIKAIDINVLSNTGAYGEHAPTVTALVVYKTFPLYAKVPMRCKADIVYSNTTVGGAFRGYGATQGTFAVESAVNELAHKLGLDPTEVRMKNLVDQSETVSGDIKKCIEIGKEAFDWKNRCVKDMGNGKVRASGMAVTMQGSGIQGVDTASATLKLHDSGDYTLYIGVTDMGQGCDTVTAQMAAEILEVPMEKIIVNSADTDVSPYDPGAYASSGTYVTGNAVILAAKKMREEVMKMASFLMKTPIEELEYMGEYVQDKNGNQLSLKEIGIRSVSFEGMNQLTTTATWGGKTSPPPFIASFAEVEVDTLTGETKVIDFLSVVDCGLPINPALAQVQVEGGIAQGIGLALYEDIQFDERGKMKHDTLMQYKIPSRKDLGNNIKVIFSYSDEPTGPFGAKSIGEVVINTASPAIADAIYNATNRRLRSLPMTSEKIFWAINSKNN; the protein is encoded by the coding sequence ATGAAAATAGTAAATAAATCTACTAAAAAAATTGATAGTATTGGAATAATTACAGGAAGACCTCTATACACAGATGACTTAGTTATCAATAATAACTCTCTTATTGTAAAACTTTTAAGATCACCTCATGCTTATGCAAGAATTGCTGATATTGATACTTCAATAGCTAAAAAAATTCCTGGTGTTGAAGCAATATTTACATATCATGATGTGCCAAATACAATGTTTACATTAGCTGGACAATCATATCCTGAACCATCTCCATATGATAGAAAAATTCTTGATGAGTATGTGAGATATGTTGGAGATCCAGTAGCAATTATTGCAGCAATAGATGAAAAAACAGCTGAAAAAGCTATGAAACTTATAAAAGTTAAATATGAAGTTCTTGATGCAGTGATAGATTATGAAAAAGCTCTTGACTCAGATATCTTAGTCCATAGAGAAGCTGCTCATACTAATTTTCCTATAGGATATGATAACAAGAGAAACTTAGCTTCATCTTATTTAGAAACTAAGGGAGATGTAGAAAAAGGATTTGCTGAAAGTGATGTTATTATAGAGGAAACTTACTATACACAACCACAAATTCATGCAATGATGGAAACTTATAGAGCTGCTTGTTATCTTGATGCTCATGGAAGATTAAATGTTATATCTTCTACACAGATACCTTTCCATGTGAGAAGACATTTAGCTAGAGCATTAGAGATGCCAAGTAGCAGAATAAGAGTTATGAAACCAAAACTTGGTGGAGGTTTCGGAGGAAAACAAACTTCAGTTTGTGAAATCTATCCAGCTTTTGTTACTATGAAAACTGGAAAACCATCTAAGATTGTATATACAAGAAAAGAAACTCAAGCTTGCTCAAATACAAGACATGCTATGAGATTAAAAGTTAAAATTGGTTCTGATAGAGAGGGAAATATTAAAGCAATAGATATTAATGTATTATCAAATACAGGAGCTTATGGGGAACATGCACCAACAGTTACAGCACTTGTTGTTTATAAAACATTCCCACTATATGCTAAAGTGCCTATGAGATGTAAAGCTGACATAGTTTACTCTAACACAACAGTTGGAGGAGCATTTAGAGGATACGGGGCTACTCAAGGTACATTTGCAGTTGAATCAGCAGTAAATGAACTTGCTCATAAATTAGGGCTAGATCCTACAGAAGTAAGAATGAAAAACTTAGTTGATCAATCTGAAACTGTAAGTGGAGATATTAAAAAATGTATTGAGATAGGAAAAGAAGCATTTGATTGGAAAAATAGATGTGTAAAGGATATGGGAAATGGTAAGGTAAGAGCTAGTGGAATGGCTGTTACAATGCAAGGTTCTGGTATTCAAGGAGTGGATACAGCTTCTGCAACTTTAAAACTTCACGATAGTGGAGATTACACTCTATATATTGGAGTTACAGATATGGGACAAGGTTGTGATACTGTAACTGCTCAAATGGCAGCTGAAATATTAGAAGTTCCTATGGAAAAAATAATAGTAAATAGTGCTGATACTGATGTATCTCCTTATGATCCAGGAGCTTATGCTTCAAGTGGAACTTATGTAACAGGAAATGCAGTTATATTAGCAGCTAAAAAGATGAGAGAAGAAGTAATGAAAATGGCATCTTTCCTAATGAAAACTCCTATTGAAGAGCTTGAGTACATGGGAGAGTATGTGCAAGATAAAAATGGAAATCAACTTTCTCTTAAAGAGATTGGAATTAGATCTGTATCATTTGAGGGAATGAATCAACTTACAACTACTGCAACTTGGGGAGGAAAAACTTCACCACCACCATTTATAGCAAGCTTTGCTGAAGTAGAAGTTGATACATTAACTGGAGAGACTAAAGTAATAGACTTCCTATCTGTTGTAGATTGTGGACTACCTATCAACCCTGCTCTTGCTCAAGTACAAGTTGAGGGAGGAATTGCTCAAGGTATAGGACTTGCTCTTTATGAAGATATTCAATTTGATGAGAGAGGAAAGATGAAACATGATACTTTAATGCAATATAAGATACCTTCAAGAAAGGATTTAGGAAACAATATTAAAGTTATATTTAGTTATTCAGATGAACCGACAGGACCTTTCGGAGCTAAATCAATAGGTGAGGTTGTAATTAATACAGCTTCTCCAGCTATAGCAGATGCAATTTACAATGCTACAAATAGAAGATTAAGATCACTGCCTATGACAAGTGAGAAAATTTTCTGGGCTATTAACTCAAAAAATAATTAA
- a CDS encoding xanthine phosphoribosyltransferase — MKLLKEYIQKNGKAIGTGILKVDSFLNHQIDPNLMMAMGEEFKRRFEKDGVNKILTIEASGIAIGLAAAYAFNVPLVFAKKKVPSTMGDFYTANVFSFTKNKDYTICVSKEFLHSDDRILIIDDFLAMGNAILGLKSLVEQAGAKVVGAGIAVEKGFQKGGDLLRENRLKVESLAIIDSLQDGVVKFK; from the coding sequence ATGAAATTATTAAAAGAATATATACAAAAAAATGGAAAGGCTATAGGAACAGGAATTTTAAAAGTAGATAGCTTTTTAAATCATCAAATAGATCCTAATCTTATGATGGCTATGGGAGAAGAGTTTAAAAGAAGATTTGAAAAAGATGGAGTAAATAAGATTCTTACTATAGAAGCTTCAGGAATTGCTATTGGACTTGCTGCTGCTTATGCTTTTAATGTACCTCTTGTTTTTGCTAAGAAAAAAGTTCCATCTACAATGGGAGATTTTTATACTGCAAATGTTTTCTCATTTACTAAAAATAAAGATTACACTATCTGTGTTTCAAAAGAGTTTTTACACTCAGATGATAGAATCCTTATTATAGATGATTTCTTAGCTATGGGAAATGCAATTTTAGGTTTAAAATCTTTAGTTGAACAAGCAGGAGCAAAAGTTGTTGGAGCAGGAATTGCAGTGGAAAAGGGATTCCAAAAAGGTGGAGATCTACTTAGAGAAAATAGACTTAAAGTAGAGTCACTTGCTATTATTGATTCATTACAAGATGGAGTTGTAAAGTTTAAATAG